From the genome of Roseiconus lacunae, one region includes:
- a CDS encoding PDC sensor domain-containing protein, giving the protein MLNQNSIVAGWIGLTAIFLAGPSLPANPPRSSQASANIAEFDFKTLAKRYAETHVRPFLQDDESLIAELEQINQSRRHWKPYRHRWKAWRPDEVELNRESYDYAEYVWSARKDREFRNAHTRSSAAETLHQFSQSSNGLILELFVVDARGGNVAVASWTSDWFQGDEPKFKKAAQSGQIEVSQLSRDNTVGRVVVQISIPLFDRDGGFAGVAIVSLDAERLTQR; this is encoded by the coding sequence GTGCTAAATCAAAACTCAATCGTCGCGGGATGGATCGGGCTGACCGCAATTTTCCTCGCCGGCCCGAGCTTGCCTGCCAATCCACCGCGATCGTCACAAGCCTCGGCCAACATTGCTGAATTCGATTTCAAGACGCTTGCCAAACGGTATGCCGAAACGCATGTTCGGCCCTTTTTACAGGACGATGAGAGTCTGATCGCCGAGCTTGAGCAGATCAACCAATCGAGAAGGCATTGGAAACCTTATCGTCACCGCTGGAAGGCATGGCGGCCCGACGAAGTCGAACTTAATCGAGAAAGTTATGACTACGCCGAGTACGTTTGGTCCGCACGAAAAGACCGTGAATTCAGAAATGCGCACACTCGATCCTCTGCCGCTGAAACCCTTCATCAGTTCAGCCAATCGAGCAACGGACTGATCTTAGAATTGTTTGTCGTTGATGCACGGGGTGGCAACGTCGCGGTCGCTTCTTGGACCAGCGACTGGTTTCAAGGTGATGAGCCGAAGTTCAAAAAGGCTGCGCAAAGTGGACAAATCGAAGTGTCACAACTGAGTCGTGATAACACCGTCGGTAGGGTGGTCGTACAAATCAGCATTCCACTCTTTGACCGCGACGGTGGCTTCGCTGGGGTCGCTATCGTTTCCCTCGATGCAGAACGACTGACGCAGCGGTAG
- a CDS encoding ATP-binding protein, with protein sequence MPLPSPFRILQRTSFAILTIVVTPVVLMMVATLVCLLAYKRVETNLDEIVAGSIPATQASSDAELALTKMGVATLKAVAVYDLDKRQQYLAEARQQGQRLLAATHRLERLPLPSPGKEKAIAIAEHTPRLVETHLPIWRLLDECTVFATEDAHQLFEQTVPPLHQKVFDSVSEFKAYHKDRVSRQKQSAAQALHTSKLCLLVGNILIAGIGLLLGYLLSRRILTHVAWTLQTLKQVAKGNLEARLNIVSEGEFGEIAAVLNSAIKTSQVTLKQLTDRNRDIQTLLDSVEEGFFTIDKNLTISDERSGAVKRMLTDPGPKETLPDFIRRYDTTVGDWTEFALQEVFEEVMPIEVTLDQVPQRFEHDERTFSIRYTPIRDLSGELKLAVVFRDITTAVHQEQLEVIQREMMSIVHRITEDKSGFLEFFREADHLVKSLQSDSTEDTHLTLRRIHTLKGNASIFGLERLGRICHEIESAVEELHQLPEDGRLERLVACWDSVKEYIDRVIGNNSDQIEVHCKEYNETVISVLNRIPHERIATRMASWRLEPTEIWMKRVKEQAEALAKRMGKGDINVTCTGGDLRLCPDDWSEFWSAFVHVIRNAVDHGLEPPEERVRLEKPESGQIDLSTTIQDDRFVVQLTDDGRGIDWKRIHQLAVQRKLPANTHQQLVEALMFDGVSTRDHVTETSGRGVGMAAVRSSCEKLGGEMQIESALGHGTTITFTFPVDQMATQTIETLRHHGLPEPFRVATGPANVVLDNSLDTPLADGPMLPFNHS encoded by the coding sequence ATGCCGTTGCCCTCGCCCTTTCGAATTCTACAGCGAACCAGTTTCGCAATCCTGACTATCGTCGTTACCCCAGTCGTACTGATGATGGTCGCGACACTTGTCTGTTTACTTGCATACAAACGTGTAGAAACGAATCTTGACGAGATCGTTGCGGGAAGCATCCCGGCCACTCAGGCCTCATCCGATGCGGAGCTCGCGCTCACGAAAATGGGCGTCGCCACCCTGAAAGCCGTCGCGGTCTACGACCTCGACAAACGTCAACAGTATCTGGCGGAAGCGAGGCAACAAGGTCAACGTCTGCTCGCCGCGACCCACCGCCTTGAACGGTTGCCGCTTCCGTCCCCGGGAAAAGAAAAAGCGATCGCGATCGCAGAACATACGCCTCGACTTGTCGAAACGCATCTTCCGATTTGGCGTCTGCTAGACGAATGCACGGTATTCGCAACCGAAGACGCCCACCAACTGTTTGAACAAACGGTACCACCGCTTCATCAGAAAGTGTTCGACAGCGTTTCAGAATTTAAGGCCTACCATAAAGACCGGGTCAGCCGCCAGAAACAGTCAGCCGCCCAAGCACTCCACACCTCAAAGCTTTGTCTGCTGGTCGGCAACATCTTGATCGCAGGCATCGGATTGCTTCTCGGCTATCTGCTGTCACGTCGGATTCTGACCCATGTCGCGTGGACGCTACAAACCCTCAAACAAGTCGCCAAAGGAAACCTCGAAGCCCGACTGAACATTGTATCTGAAGGTGAGTTTGGTGAAATCGCGGCAGTCCTCAATAGCGCGATCAAAACCTCACAGGTCACATTGAAGCAACTGACCGATCGAAACAGAGACATTCAAACGCTTCTCGATTCGGTCGAAGAAGGATTCTTTACGATAGACAAGAATCTAACAATTAGCGATGAACGATCCGGAGCGGTGAAACGAATGTTGACCGATCCGGGGCCAAAAGAAACACTTCCCGATTTCATTCGTCGTTACGACACGACGGTCGGTGACTGGACTGAATTCGCGCTCCAAGAGGTGTTCGAAGAAGTCATGCCGATCGAAGTCACCCTCGATCAAGTGCCACAGCGGTTCGAACACGATGAACGTACATTCTCGATTCGCTATACGCCGATTCGTGACCTCAGCGGCGAATTAAAGCTAGCCGTCGTCTTCCGAGATATCACGACCGCGGTGCATCAAGAACAGCTTGAAGTGATCCAACGTGAAATGATGTCGATCGTTCATCGCATCACCGAAGACAAATCGGGGTTCTTAGAGTTTTTTCGCGAAGCCGATCACTTGGTCAAGTCACTACAAAGCGACTCGACCGAAGATACTCACCTGACTCTCCGTCGCATCCATACTCTCAAAGGTAACGCGTCGATTTTCGGTCTCGAACGACTCGGCCGCATTTGCCACGAAATTGAATCGGCCGTCGAGGAACTCCATCAACTCCCCGAAGATGGACGACTTGAACGACTCGTCGCTTGTTGGGATTCGGTCAAAGAATACATCGATCGCGTCATCGGTAACAACAGCGACCAAATTGAAGTTCACTGCAAAGAGTACAACGAAACCGTAATCTCGGTTCTCAATCGTATTCCTCACGAACGAATCGCGACACGAATGGCTTCATGGCGGCTCGAGCCGACCGAAATCTGGATGAAGCGTGTCAAAGAGCAAGCCGAAGCTCTCGCCAAGCGGATGGGAAAAGGCGACATCAACGTCACTTGCACGGGTGGCGATCTCCGCTTATGTCCCGATGACTGGAGTGAATTTTGGTCCGCATTCGTTCATGTCATCCGCAATGCCGTCGACCACGGGCTGGAGCCCCCCGAAGAACGTGTTCGCCTTGAAAAACCAGAAAGCGGTCAGATCGATCTTAGCACCACCATTCAAGATGACCGCTTTGTCGTCCAACTCACCGATGACGGACGGGGCATCGATTGGAAACGGATTCATCAATTGGCTGTCCAGCGGAAACTTCCTGCTAATACGCACCAACAACTCGTCGAGGCTCTGATGTTCGACGGGGTATCGACACGGGACCACGTCACAGAAACGAGTGGCCGAGGGGTTGGAATGGCAGCCGTACGATCTTCCTGTGAGAAGCTCGGCGGTGAGATGCAAATCGAATCCGCACTCGGCCACGGCACCACCATTACGTTTACGTTTCCCGTCGACCAAATGGCGACACAGACCATCGAGACACTCCGTCACCATGGGCTGCCAGAGCCGTTTCGTGTTGCGACGGGACCGGCCAACGTTGTGCTCGACAATTCGCTCGATACTCCGCTCGCCGATGGCCCAATGCTCCCATTTAACCATTCTTAG